The DNA segment CCCGGCTGTCCACCGCGGCCAGAAGCCGTGCTCGACGGTCTGATGGAATTGCAAAATCGTATCGCCCAACAGAAACATCCGATGAGTTAACGCTTGCGTATCCACAATATTAAATTAAAACCATGGCTCAAGAAGTAAATGACCCGCTGTTATCGCCCCGCGGCGATTCTTACCATCAAGGCACTATCACGAAATTGTTTCCCTCGAACAACACCGGTGTGGTGCGAACCGAGAGTGGCCGGGAACTGATTTTTTCTTATGAATTGGTGATTCTTTATGGTGAAGTCTCGTCGCCCCTCGACTTACGCGTCGGTGAACCGGTCGGTTATGACTTAGGCTGGACGTCGAATGGTCTGAGAGTTACCAAAATTAAAACCTATCCAAAAGCTGTCAACTAGAGTCGCGAACGGATTCAAAACGGTAGCGACGTCAAGGCGAGAATCTGTCGTCCCAAGATCTCGCCGACAAAGACTCCCAATAGAGCGATATAGAACAAGCCGGTGGCTGCCATGGTGTGCGGAATCGCCAGAGTGCGCCAAATCATCCAGGAGAGAACCAACGGCGCCACTTGGCCGACGATCACGCGAGTCGTCGCCAAGGTTTCATGGTGTTGCCAAAGGCGCTCGATCCCAGCGACGCTTTGCGCGGTGCCGAGGAAGTAAAGCGCGATCGGGGCGAGGAGGAAAAATGCGCACTGGAGAATGAGCGTCGTAACAAAAAATTTATAGATACGAATAAACGGTTCAAGGCTTTGCCCGGTATCGATCAAGTACCAGTGGCCGATCAGCATGCCGATGGTGACGCTGCCCAACAGCAAGGCCGAGAGAAAAAATCCCACCGGATAAACGAGAGTTTCGATCGACAGCAGACCGGCGTGATCGAAGCTATGGGTGCTTAATACCAGACCGACGACTCCAGTGAGAATCGACGCGGCGAAGCTGCGGGCGCGAAACCCCTGGCGGTCGCCCCATAGTGAAATCATGTAGCAGCTAAAGGCGACAACGAAGGCGACGTGAAAAAATACTTCCACTCCTAGAGTCGCCGAGTTAGGTTGCGCCAAACCCTGCCAATAAAAAGGACTCTTGCCCCACAGACCGATGAGCGCGATGACGTAGAGCACGCCGGCGGTTGATTTGTAGAAGCCGCGCTCGATTTCATGAAACGGCGTACCGGCCATGGCGAACAGCCCGCCGAGAGCGATCTGGTAGAAGAAAATTAAAAAACTGCTGGAGAATCCTTGCATGTTTTAGCTGCTCTAACGCGGCGCTGATGCCTTCGTCGCAGTATGCATGCAGACCGCGCCGCGGAGAAATTTTCGGATCGTAACGTCGTGAAATCCCGCTTGAGCGATCAAGTTCGCGACGGTTTCGGGTGCGTGAAACTGGCGCACTGAATCGGACAGGTAGCGATAGGCTCTGCGGTCGTGGGACAGCAGGCCGCCGATCCATGGCATGATGGTGTCGAAATAAATCGCGTACACTTTGGCAAACCAACCCGCTGACGGCGGAAACATATCCAATGAAACAAATTTACCCGTAGGCTTGAGCACGCGTTCGGCCTCGGCGAAAAAGCGCGGCAGGTCGGAAACGTTGCGCAGCACGAAGGCGGTCATGGCGCCGTCGAAAATATTTGCCCGCAGGGGCGACGCCATGGCGCTGCCTTGAATGAACGCTGCGGTTGAACCGTGGCGCGCGCTGGCGCGCTTGTTTTGCGCTAGCCGAATCATCTGCATTGAAAAATCGAGACCGATGATCCGGGCTTTACCATGGGACAATTTCGCGGCGTTGAAAGCGAGGTCGCCGGTGCCGGTACCGAGATCGAGGATTAATGGCCGGTCCGCGCCAAGCAGGGTGCGGATCGCTTGGTTGCGCCACCAAATGTCGAGGCGAAAACTGATGACCCGATTGAGCAGATCGTAGCGCCCAGCGATGCGGTCGAACATACTCTGAACGGCTTGATCGCGCGAAGGGCCGGTTGCGGACATTATTTTGAAGAGGAAACCGCGTCGGCGCGGTACGAAGCACGTCGAGTCACAATCAAAAATCGCGATCTATGATCAACTGGACCAGAGACTTGAGGCCGTTGCGGTAGAGAGACGGGGGCAGTTTTTTTACCGACTTGAGGGCGATTCCAGCGTATTGCTTGGAAAGCGCTTTGGCTTCTTGAATCGCCGGGCCATTTTTAATCGCGTCAATCGCTATGGCAATTTGCTCTTCGGTAGGGTGTTCGCTGTCGAACACATTGCCTACGGCTGCGTCGCCATTTTTGATCGCCAGTATGATCGGCAGCGCGGGATTGCCGTCGCGCAGATCCATGCCGGTCGGTTTGCCGAGTAGGTCGGGGTGGCCGACGATGTCGAGAATATCGTCGACCATTTGGAAGGCGATTCCCATATTGAGGCCGTAGAGTTCGGTCTCGTCGACCAGCGCCGGACTCGCGCCGGCGAGATAGGCGCCGACTTTGGCGCCGGTGTGGAACAGCGACGCGGTTTTGCGTTTGACGATCTCGACGTAGTCGTCGAGGGTGACGGCGCGGTTGCGATTGAAGTGGCCCTGCAAGATTTCACCTTCGGTGAGCAGCGTGCAGGCGTCAGCGGTCCATTGCACCACGGTTTCGTCAAACTTGCCGGCGAATTCGAAAGCCTTGATGAATAAAAAATCACCGGCGACTAACGTCGATTTCAAGCCGAATTTTTTATAAGCAGATTCCTTGCCGCGCCGGGTGTCGGCGCCGTCGATGATGTCATCGTGCAGCAAAGTCGCGGTGTGAATCAGTTCGATGGCGGTGGCGATATCGACGATGTCGCTGACGCGCTTGCCGCCGAAGGCGGCGTAGGCCAGTAACGTGACCATGGGGCGAACGCGTTTGCCGCCGCCATATATGAGGTGGCCGGAGATATCGGTGAGATTTTGTTCTCTAGAACGGATCGCCCGCAGCAAGTTTTCCTCGACCAGTTTGAGTTCGTCGCCGACAAAACTAAACGGATCGTTGGCGCCTTGGAGGAAGGGAATCTTGCGCTCGTTGTCGGTCACCGCGGTCGGTGCCGCGTCCACCGTTTTAGATTTACTCTCTTGAATCAGAAATTCTCCGAAGGGCCAAAAGAATGTGGGCAAAATGTCATAGATCCCCGGAGAGGTCAAGCGAGTTTGTCGGCTCGGTGCAGAGATTTTCCGCCACGGACTGGACCATCGTCAAATCAGAAATTCGTGATGCGCCCGGGAATTAGCATCATTCCCATCGCGATTTGCGGTTTTTTCTTGACAAAATTGAGCACCAGCGAATATATAAAAGTAAAATCTAGTGAAATGATCGTTTGATCGCGTATCAAATGACGTAGCGAAGGGAGAGGCGGTTTATGGAATTTACGATGTTTATCTTGCGGTGGATCCATTTTATGGCGGGGGTAACCTGGATCGGTATCCTTTATTATTTCAATTTCGTGCAGACGCCATTTTTTGCCGAGACCGAAGCGCCGGTGCGCATCGGTGCGGTGCAGAAACTTTTGCCCCGGGCGTTATGGTGGTTTCGTTGGGGCGCGATGATTACGTTCCTCGCCGGTATTTCGATGTACGCCATGCGCATGCATGAAATGGGCGGCGGACTTTTCTTCGGTTCGCCCTATGGCTTGACGATCACGGTCGGCGGTTTGATCGGAACGTTGATGTTTCTCAACGTCTGGCTGGTGATTTGGCCCAACCAACAGATCGTCATCGCTTCGACCAACCAGGTCGCCGGCGGCGGCCAGGCTTTGCCGGAAGCCGCGGGAGCGGCGCGCCGGGCGGCATTGACGTCGAGAACCAA comes from the Deltaproteobacteria bacterium genome and includes:
- a CDS encoding polyprenyl synthetase family protein, with translation MSAPSRQTRLTSPGIYDILPTFFWPFGEFLIQESKSKTVDAAPTAVTDNERKIPFLQGANDPFSFVGDELKLVEENLLRAIRSREQNLTDISGHLIYGGGKRVRPMVTLLAYAAFGGKRVSDIVDIATAIELIHTATLLHDDIIDGADTRRGKESAYKKFGLKSTLVAGDFLFIKAFEFAGKFDETVVQWTADACTLLTEGEILQGHFNRNRAVTLDDYVEIVKRKTASLFHTGAKVGAYLAGASPALVDETELYGLNMGIAFQMVDDILDIVGHPDLLGKPTGMDLRDGNPALPIILAIKNGDAAVGNVFDSEHPTEEQIAIAIDAIKNGPAIQEAKALSKQYAGIALKSVKKLPPSLYRNGLKSLVQLIIDRDF
- a CDS encoding antitermination protein NusG yields the protein MEFTMFILRWIHFMAGVTWIGILYYFNFVQTPFFAETEAPVRIGAVQKLLPRALWWFRWGAMITFLAGISMYAMRMHEMGGGLFFGSPYGLTITVGGLIGTLMFLNVWLVIWPNQQIVIASTNQVAGGGQALPEAAGAARRAALTSRTNLVFSIPMLFFMGAASHYGSMVGTFGHNDERGYYWFIVIVLIAAFECNALIGLQGAAKKPLDSVKGALWYGFLMTAILFLLTTGLT
- a CDS encoding ubiquinone/menaquinone biosynthesis methyltransferase, which encodes MSATGPSRDQAVQSMFDRIAGRYDLLNRVISFRLDIWWRNQAIRTLLGADRPLILDLGTGTGDLAFNAAKLSHGKARIIGLDFSMQMIRLAQNKRASARHGSTAAFIQGSAMASPLRANIFDGAMTAFVLRNVSDLPRFFAEAERVLKPTGKFVSLDMFPPSAGWFAKVYAIYFDTIMPWIGGLLSHDRRAYRYLSDSVRQFHAPETVANLIAQAGFHDVTIRKFLRGAVCMHTATKASAPR